A genomic region of Branchiostoma lanceolatum isolate klBraLanc5 chromosome 4, klBraLanc5.hap2, whole genome shotgun sequence contains the following coding sequences:
- the LOC136434192 gene encoding peptidoglycan-recognition protein SC2-like — MATNGLIFLLCSVLSYAAAQRWRSDGRCGSNYPAPSANPGECNPNSADPCCSEWGWCGHESGHCDCARCADYSAGGSVPAGSLSGGCPRIVSRSEWGARYSSWVQYISGPVPKVVIHHSTGGTCSDQSACSAKVRGFQNYHMDSNGWGDIGYNFLVGNDGNVYEGRGWDQVGAHAYGQNSVSIGICFIGEFTNQKPNSAAISAAKNLISCGISLGKISSSYSLYGHRDVGSTACPGNQLYDDIKTWGRYVG; from the exons ATGGCGACGAACGGACTGATTTTCCTTCTCTGCTCAGTGCTGTCTTACG CGGCGGCCCAGCGGTGGCGCAGTGACGGTCGCTGCGGCTCGAACTACCCCGCCCCTAGCGCCAACCCGGGGGAGTGCAACCCCAACTCGGCGGACCCCTGCTGCTCGGAGTGGGGCTGGTGTGGGCATGAGAGCGGCCACTGTGACTGCGCTCGCTGTGCGGACTATTCAG CGGGCGGTTCCGTCCCGGCCGGAAGCCTGTCCGGAGGCTGCCCTCGGATCGTGAGTCGGTCGGAGTGGGGAGCACGTTACAGCAGCTGGGTCCAGTACATCAGCGGCCCGGTCCCCAAG GTTGTGATTCATCACTCCACGGGCGGGACATGCAGCGATCAGTCCGCCTGCTCGGCCAAGGTCCGCGGCTTCCAGAACTATCACATGGACTCCAACG GTTGGGGAGATATCGGCTACAACTTCCTGGTCGGTAACGATGGCAACGTGTACGAAGGGCGTGGCTGGGACCAGGTGGGCGCGCATGCGTATGGTCAGAATTCCGTGTCCATCGGGATTTGTTTCATCGGAGAATTCACCAACCAGAAGCCGAACTCCGCGGCCATCAGCGCAGCCAAGAACCTCATCTCCTGCGGGATTTCTCTT GGTAAGATCAGCTCGTCTTACTCTCTGTACGGACACCGTGACGTGGGCTCCACAGCCTGCCCTGGGAACCAGCTGTATGACGACATAAAAACCTGGGGACGATAC gttggttga